In Lycium ferocissimum isolate CSIRO_LF1 chromosome 7, AGI_CSIRO_Lferr_CH_V1, whole genome shotgun sequence, the sequence TTTGTAAGTATcctcctttgttttttttttttttgtgtcgaTATGAATAGCTCAGCTGTACTTTAGAAATCCCTTGGTTCGATGAGACTGATCTGTGATAGTGCAAATTAACAGCCAAGAAGATGGtattttaattacttttgcACTCCTAGCTAAATTTAAACTAGCGGTAATAAAAAATTTTGTTCGCCTACTTTGTCCCATAGAGATCGAGAGATGCAAAGATCACGAGAGATCTCATAAAACTAATACAACACTAATCTTATTGAACCATCAACCACAATGacacacacaaaagaaaaaaagaaaaagaaaaagggaaacaCCTACAAAAACATCAAATCTGTTCTTGTAGAAACAGGACAGAAAACTACTAAATGAATGCTTCCTAATCAAACGAAAGCAACAAACTAACGGAGAGAATAACCTTCATTTCCACCCCTTCCTGTTATTGTCTCATCAGAAAACAtcaaaaaatattaaactaaACATGACATGAGTTTAAATTGGGAAACGTTCATGGAAATTGCGGAGAGGGTGGTGGTAACTGAGCTTGAGTAGTGGAGCAAAAATTCTTGAGGGCAGGTGGAAAAAAAGGATTGAAGGGGAAGACGTTTGGCCAACATCCATCATCAATATCCAAAGCAGCTCTGCAGCACTGAGGACCAAGCAGACGAAGTTGAATGCTCAGAAAAGATGTAATAATTTCTTCCACACAGCCTGGAACATCTCCCACTGATGCAAAGCATTTTGCTATCATGTCTGGACCTCCAAATAAAAGAGACAAGCTTGGTGATGTCAACATAGATATGCACACGGTTATAAGCATACTTGAGTATAAACTTCTTTGAAAAGCCATTGTTTTTTCTAGAGAACGGTATCTGCCAGCAAGTTTTTGTGTAGTGTTGTTAGTTGGATTTGCTAGTGTGAAGGATTTTGGAggtatatatatgcaaaaaagaatttaatgaCATTGAAACGGTTCCTCTGACTTTTGATTTTGGTTGTTCAATGTAAGCATTTTATGACATACTTAAAGAGGGGCTATTAATTAATGGTATTCGTTACATTTATAATGCACGGGCAGTTTTGTACTCTTCACtattataatttaatttatagTAAGTACATTATCAAATGGCTTGGTGGTGACACTTGTCATTGACTCATTATATTGTCTCAACTCTCAAGCAAGATTAGTCCGTTTTCCATCCCTCAATTTTAATTGCAACAATGCTTGACAAAACTTAAGGATTCTCTTAAGTCTTACAAGGCAGTCTGGTATAATATTGTTATCAatagaatacaaaggaaatacAAACTCACTATAATAGTTCTTCTAACACAGTGCTAAACACAACTATCAAAATAAGTGATACATAGGGTGTGTTCAGTATGAAGGAAAACACTTtccaaaaaacatttttcaattttttcttgttcgtttggtcaaaaattttgaaaaaaattttctttaggaaaataattttttttaaaatgaggaaaatgacttccttaATGAAAATAGGAAAAACAAGTACTACAAGTGACATGCCACcaaccaccccacccccaccaccacccaaccACCACAACGCACCAAATCCCAACCACTCCCACCAACCCACGCACCACCACACCACACCCACCCACCACAACACCCCTCCACCCcccctcaaattttttttcttttaacaaaaaaagctttaaatacatttttttctttaaaaaaaaaaaagattttctaCACGCACCTttcgaccccccccccccccccacaaaacCATCctgcaattttattttttgaaaaaagttttaaaaagttttttattattttttacccCCCACTCGCTCCCCCAGCAATCCACCCACCCCtccaaataaaaacaaaattaaaaaatggttttggatttttttttttaattgtaagTGCATTCTGCAAGATTAATTGCTGAAACTATGTCTTCCAACAGTTGGGATGAAAGACCAGTTATTGAATCACAGCGCGGGTGgtttaattttaacttaaataaTGTATGTGGTCAATGATAATAAGTCACGTGTAATttttaaattgaaattttttataagaTTTAGGGGTCGCTTGGTATGATAGATAAGGAAAAATAGTTCagggataaaaatttagtaccgTCTTATCTAGGgatgttcatggttcggtttgggtcggttattgattaaaaccataaccaaaccaatttagtcggtttttaaatgtctaaaaccataaccaaaccaaataaaataataaccaccggtttggttattgtcagTTGGTTCGGTTTTCGATTTATATTTATGGTAGCGACCATGAGACTTATCggtaaaacattaaaaagttgaaaaagacatgttttttttttctttttttttttttgggttcaaacgataacttttatttataatttaagGTGGAATATAGATCAAGTTAcccaaagttgctaaactattacatatagagctaaaaactaacttagtagtgactgcaccatttttgtcatcttaatacatttacctggaaataaagtagaatataggagcttttagttgttacaaacatacatattaattaaacataaagactacctaaaattaaaatgaaaatatatgaaataaaaaatttttgTGTAATAATCCCAAACTTCAAATGTTTTGCTATCATTATCCCCAAGGCTAGGGTCTCGACTACAAGGAGTtgttcttttttgctttttagaAGGATTACCCATGGAAAAAGTATTAGGGCATTAACATGTGCTTGAGTAGCAGCAAATGCTGATATTACTAAAGTATCTTCTAtaggaacctccaaatctacaacctctgtccttttcatatgaaaaatattagaagtttaggacccattcaaacaagaaaaaagaaaggtataaatttgGGGGGGAAAAAACCCTAAAATTAAATGGCTAacaaagaaaggctaaaaatttaagttaaaagaCATTAGATTCTAACGTGAGCTTCTGTTAGTAGAtttacacttaacacttaaagagttaaaagacttaaagatacgggcttggacatattcttaaaaacatgagccttaaacaatcatgtgaaataagtagaccaaaaatcaaattaatcatgaaaaggtataaaatatttataattatttatgaaaaactaataatatacatataaataattataaaatttatgtatataatttatcggtttggttcggttatttattcgggttattttttaatagaaccataaccaacATCTTAAATAGTTGACAATCTGATACATGTAATCAATGTTGTTACAAATTCGTGAACAGAGAAACACTGGTCCCTTATGATATTTATCTTGATGATAACTAAAATACGCATGTTTATTCGTCTCGTCAATTAAGTTTACGATTAGCTAGTTTATAGTTGTAACTTGTAAGTTGTGATCAAGTTCGATGAGAgcaataaaaaattaacttgatttagttataaattataaattagtTAGTAGATAGATTTgcccaaaatataaaattatctcATGTCAGGAATATTTCAATGCCATCTATCTACTTAAGAAAATGGCCAACTAAAGGACGACTCTTTTAGAGGCCATCTATGCTTATTTGGAAGTCTATCTACGTATAATTATACTTGTCATCCGCACTCTCGTTTATATAGCATATACTGTAGTATCTTATATTCGTGCTTTGTTTGTTTTATCTGTTGGTGAATTAAACAtaactaagtttttttttcttttttaattatgtaaatgaGACATTCTAATCCTGTGTTTCCTCTTATACTCTCCTATTCTGATTCAAGAGAAAATTAACCAAACAATCTTCAGAGATATTTTTGGAGTTCCCTTATCCGAAATAATTGGTTGATCTTGGGATTAAATTGGCTAGCTAGAGATATAATTATGACTATCTACAGCAAGACTATTGATAGGTCCACATGACCTCAAGATGGGCGTTGTCCCATAGTACTAGCCTATAAAGATTGCTCACTATCTCTGTAAAACCATTTTCACTGAGCAATACAACCTAAAAGAGGGTCATCATTTTAAGCtaagaaatcaaaatcaacCGAAAATTttaaaccaaatcaataaaaaaatcacattctattttctattatttcgatttcgcttttaaattttaaaactgaTATTATTTGTCTTGCTATTGCCTATTAAAAATAAACTGAATCTAAATCCGTAtgttaaatatatacataatttacaatcatttatatgtatactattgcattttcataaataatgataaatattttataccttaaTCATTAATTCGATTTTGCCTACTTATTTCACGATTGCTTGGGGTTAATTCATGTTTTTACATTGAGTGTCCAAACCCACGTTCAGCCTTTTAACTCTTGTTGCTAAGTTGTGAACCTACTAACAAAAGCTCATACGTTAGAGTCTAcaatgtctttaacttaaatttttagcctttcttcatcggccatttgatcttttctttttagaattTATACCTTCTTTCTTGTTTGAATGAGTCTAAACTTAATATTTTTCGCTATGAAAAGACCGAGAGGTTGTAGATTTGGAAGTTCCTATAAATCCTTGATACTTGTCATTTCCCATTTGATGTAGCCTCAAGCATGGTaatgccctaatacttcttcccCATTGATAATCCTCTAAAAAGCGAGAGAAAGAAACAAATCATTATGTCAGAGAATACCTAGCATGAGATAATAATCAACGCTTCTCAAGTTTGTGATCTTTACACAAAGTTTTGTTAATAAAATGAGAATTGAAAGAATGCAATTATCGCCCAAAAGTTCGCATCATTAATATTGCAagcttttttatttcatatattttcattttaattttaggtagtctttatgtttaattaatatgtatgtttgtaaacaacaactaaaagctcctaTGCCTTACTTTATTTTAGGTACGTGTATTCAGATGATAAAAATGGTGCCGCCActactaagttagtttttagctctatatgtaatagtttTTAGCAACTTCTGGGGTAATCGAGTactacactatcactaataAGAAAAATGTTTCTACATTTACGTTTCACCTTAAAACTATAAACAAAAGTTAtcattcaaccaaaaaaaagacatgtctttttcaactttttaatgttttattgATAAGTCACACACAAtataaaccgaaaaccgaacccaaaccgacaataaccaaaccggtggttattattttatttggtttggttatagttttagacatttaaaaaccgactaaattggtttggttatggttttaatcaataaccgacccaaatcgaaccatgaacacccctacctAAAAACGCAGAAGTGTATGGAATAACTTTTCCGTTCGGCATACGACTAACTAAGAACACTAGTCGACTATAACGTAATGCAGAATAAAAGCAAGTGCAATATAAATGACACATATTTTTATACCGGTTCGCATTCAACGTGAATCCTAGTCCGGGCCTCGGGTATGGCGTTCGGCAgctctttgtaaatgttttgcaAAATGGTTTGTTTGAACGGAGCTCCAACATCTACACTCAAAACTCAGAATCTTTTTGATACGATGCCTCACAAATCGTTCTATAtctccctttcttttttgtttacactATATCACTCAAGAATATAATGTTTGTAGAAAAGTAAAGCAAGAGAGCTTGAGAGTAATGAGACGAATGTATATTTTTCTTCGTTCTCAGAGCCTCGAATATATAGTCTGTTGATTAGCCGTTAGACtctttttcaaagaaagatGTCAGCCCAAGAGATTTCGATCCTAAATTGTGAGTGATCCTAATTTTCACATAATAAAGTTAAAGAGTTTATTAAGACTTGTAACGATGCTTTCCTTCGTGGTATCATTCTACGCGTACGCTTGTTTCCGTGCTGCCGATATGTAATAAAGCGTTGTACAATTGCCTTCCTTATGCCTTATTTGCCTTGTCGGGAGCCGGGGTACTTGTTTTCTTGTATGCATTTGATTTAATGCTTCGAATCTTACGATTGTCGATTTAATTGATCGAGTAAAATCCGATTTCGTTCCAATAATACGCAGAGTATTTTTACAGCCTGAATTTCTTTTCCATGAAATTGACTGGGGTTTGTACTTCTATTCAAATTGATCAACTCCTTTTATCCATCGACTTATCCGTCCAATCCGTTGCTTGGTTTATCCTTTCGAGTATAGTACCTACACAACaatttgtcatcattaaaatcataagactaACAATCTCCCTTTTGACGATGACAAAAAAATACTCAGCTATCAGCGTGGTGTAGTCAACTTCCCCGTTTAACTTATGCCGATTCCATTTCGAATAATGCTCCCCCTGAATATTGGAGTAGAAGACTTCTCCCCCTGAATAGTTGACTCATCCAGATTGGACTTTTTCTCCCCCTTTTGCATCAATCAAAAAGAAAGATACATAGCAAAcccaaaataataacaatatacgTAACGAGTGATAAAGCTGATTATAAGGTCAACGAATGTACCAAAGACCACAAATTTAGTTCTAGTACGGATAACTAAGAAAAAAGAACATAGTCAAGATGGACTTATGTCCAAAACCAAAAGATTATCTTAAACAAACAGGACAAAACACAATTAAGCCTGCTCCCCATCGATCGCTTCTGTCTGCTGAAAGCAAAGTGGCGGGCGAAGTACGCCAGAGTGTTAACCATAGCATCCTACATGGCATCCAGAGTCTGCGTTGAACTTAAGGGTGAGACCATTAACACTACCTTGCGCTTAGCCAACCTACTCCGCTTCCCTTAAGCCACCATCAATCTTAAGACGCAATGAAAGCAACATCGCACTAGTTTCTAGAGACATCCCCCACCTTTCCATATGAAAATGTTGACACAAGAGATTCGAGGGAGTCAAGTTTGTATCAAGATACAGATCTTAGCAAGAATATCAAGAGCGATCACCAGAGGTTCGAGAGTGGTTTGGATGGTTGAAAAATAAGTGGAGAGGGGTGTTCAAGTTCCTTATCCACATCCTTTTTGAGAACCCATACATCATCCATACAGACATAGCCCATGCTAACAAATGCTCTAGAGTCATAATATTGTTTAATAAATATAGGAGGGTGGTCATCAAGATTAACATTTACGGGTTTCCATAACGCGAGTAATTTGTTATACCACAGTAGCAAGTTAGTAGATTGTAAGCAGTCCTAACATATGGTTCATGACTAGTGAGAGGCGGAATCTTATGTTTTTAACCGTACAATAAGTAACGCAGAGTATCACGCCGAGTAAGTGGTCGACAAAGAGCTTCCACACGGGGCAGTGATAGTAGTAGCAACAATGTGAGCAAGCACACGAGTTTCAAAAGACAAATGTTTGGGGCCTAAGTGAGGGGCAGGGAACCAGTTGAgtcaagagaaataaagattaACATGATGGGCTTCCATAATGCGAGTAATGAGCATACCATAGAGCAAGTTAGTAGGATCAGAAGCAGGTTCTAACATATGGTTCATGACTAGGGAGGAGAGGTGAAGCTTATGTTTTTTAACCAGACAATAAGTAAGGAGAGTATCACGCTGAGTAAGGGTCGACAAAGAGCCCACACGGGGCAGGATAGTAGTAGCAACAATGTGAGCAAGCACACGAGTTTCAAAAGACAAATGTTTGGGGCCTAAGTGAGGGGCAGGGAACCAGTTGAGTCAAGAGACCGCTTAGCCTCTTCATAAGTGAACTCAAAATCATACGGCCAGGAGTTACGAGACAAAACAGAAAAACCATGGCTTTTGATATTAAACATTTCGTCAAAGCCAGAGTGGTCAAATAGAATACGAGTGCCAAAAACAAGGGTTTCAAGTTCATCATCCTTTGTAGCTCTAAGATTAGCATAAAACATGTGAATATGATGTTCATAATCTCGAGGAGGTGCATAGGAGAAAAGATTTACCCAGCCTTGAGAGTCAAAAAACTGCTGAATATTACAATGTAGTGACGagatgacatcaaaatccactATTTGACCATGAGCAGAAGATTTACCTTAAGTGAGCGAAATAGATCGAGAGTTTGGGGGTGGACCGTAAGTGTCGACAAATAAGAAAGGCATTTTCATAGTCAAACTTAAATTTCGAAGACTCACCACACGCTTCGCCGTATGGTCACGTTTACTACAGAACGGTTAAGAAAATCGAATTTGTAGAGTTGTGAGGAGAAGAATCGGGGCCATCAGATTCGATACGAACAGGGGATGAGGCTTTAcctttgttcttgtttctcgTGCTTTTGCGAGTGGAAAGAGAGAAATGTTTCTGTGTTTTAGCCATAGATGAAATgagtaaaaaaaattgagtgaAGAATAATGGAGGGATGGATGGTTTTAATGGAGTTTGTGGGGAGAAGGAAAGGTCATGGAATAAGAAGGGTTTATGGGGAAGTGGAAGAGGTGGTGGGAGAAAGAAAAGACGGCAAGGGGTGATGATGATATTTATGGGAAGGCGAGAATTGGGGAAGGAGTAGGGTGCGGTTATCAATGAAGGGACAGAGGCAATTTCAGAGAAAGGAAAATTAATCAAGTTACCAAAAATAACGTAGCTATATAGGTTTATCAATAATTCCTAGAGATTCTCTAAGCATGCAAAATCTTTCCTCAAGTAAGGGTTTTGTAAAAATATCAGCAAGTTGATTTTCAGTGGAAACAAACTGTAATTCAATGGACCCCTTGATAATATGATCTCTAATAAAATGATGTTTAATATCTATATGCTTTGCTCTAGAATGATGCACAGGATTTTTAGACAAACATATAGCACTAGAATTATCACAGAAAATTTTAACAGGCTTAAATAATAGATCATAATCACTTAGTTGATGCACCATCCATAGGAGTTGAGCACAGGATTGCCCAACAGCAATATATTCAGCTTCAGTAGTAGAGAGGGAAACACATCCCTGTTTTTTGTTATGCCAAGAAATTAATGATTTTCCAAGTAATTGGCATGAACCACTTGTGTTTTTTCTATCATCTTTATCTCCTACAAAATCAGCATCAGAAAATCCTTCTAGGTTGAAGGGATTAGTTTTGGG encodes:
- the LOC132061933 gene encoding uncharacterized protein LOC132061933, yielding MAFQRSLYSSMLITVCISMLTSPSLSLLFGGPDMIAKCFASVGDVPGCVEEIITSFLSIQLRLLGPQCCRAALDIDDGCWPNVFPFNPFFPPALKNFCSTTQAQLPPPSPQFP